A stretch of Methanosphaerula palustris E1-9c DNA encodes these proteins:
- a CDS encoding chemotaxis protein CheD, with amino-acid sequence MVRASNFFEESAIIIGIGEYHIGTEPKATIGLGSCVAVILHDETRGIGAMAHVMLPESNGRSDRPGKYADSAVPLLFDGLCAKGSRPQNITAKLVGGASMFAFFGNNLNIGERNIKAIKEGLQVRKIRITGEVIGGNVGRSVMYNPSGHGKVNIKQADGTCQEV; translated from the coding sequence ATGGTGAGAGCATCGAATTTCTTTGAAGAGTCTGCAATCATCATTGGGATCGGGGAGTACCATATCGGAACGGAACCGAAGGCGACGATCGGGCTCGGTTCCTGCGTGGCGGTCATTCTGCACGATGAAACCCGTGGAATCGGTGCTATGGCGCATGTGATGCTCCCTGAGAGTAATGGTCGGTCCGACCGTCCTGGTAAATATGCAGATTCGGCAGTTCCGCTGCTGTTCGATGGGCTCTGTGCAAAGGGAAGCCGGCCACAGAACATCACTGCAAAACTCGTTGGTGGGGCGAGTATGTTTGCCTTCTTTGGAAATAACCTCAATATCGGGGAGCGGAATATCAAGGCGATCAAGGAGGGTCTTCAGGTGAGGAAGATCCGCATCACCGGGGAAGTGATCGGTGGAAATGTGGGGCGGTCGGTGATGTACAACCCCTCTGGACATGGAAAGGTCAACATCAAGCAG